Proteins encoded in a region of the Coffea eugenioides isolate CCC68of chromosome 4, Ceug_1.0, whole genome shotgun sequence genome:
- the LOC113769254 gene encoding uncharacterized protein LOC113769254, whose product MALYETLYGRKCRSLIHWDEIGDKRVLGPIAVPWIENAYGKMKMICQRLQPVQSRKKSYTDNRRKDLEFEVGDKVVLKVTPLQSFTVEKGKKLQPRYVGPFKILQRVGNVAYRLELPASLSRIHDIFHISMLKKYHPDSTHVLKPEEIDLDESLTYEERPVRILDQKVKELRTKRIPLIKILWRNHEVEEATWEVEEEIRAKYPELFSNRVRISRTKFF is encoded by the coding sequence ATGGCACTGTATGAAACTCTCTATGGAAGAAAGTGCCGATCACTAATACATTGGGATGAAATAGGGGACAAAAGGGTTTTAGGACCAATCGCAGTACCATGGATCGAGAATGCCTATGggaaaatgaagatgatatgTCAGAGGCTTCAGCCAGTGCAAAGTCGAAAGAAGAGTTACACAGATAATCGacgaaaagatttggaatttgaagttgggGATAAGGTAGTTTTAAAGGTTACACCACTTCAAAGTTTCACAgtggaaaaaggaaagaaacttcaaccgagATACGTGGGACCTTTCAAAATTCTTCAACGAGTAGGGAATGTGGCATATCGGTTAGAGTTACCAGCGAGTCTATCCAGGATTCATGACATATTTCACATTTCTATGttaaagaagtatcatccagactcCACTCATGTATTGAAGCCAGAAGAAATTGACCTTGACGAATCTCTGACTTATGAAGAAAGACCGGTACGGATCTTAGATCAAAAAGTAAAGGAATTAAGAACTAAGCGGATACCCTTGATCAAGattttgtggagaaatcatgagGTAGAAgaagctacttgggaagtggaagaggaaATACGAGCAAAGTATCCTGAGCTATTCAGTAATCGGGTGAGaatttcaaggacgaaattcttttaa